A stretch of the Corylus avellana chromosome ca6, CavTom2PMs-1.0 genome encodes the following:
- the LOC132183661 gene encoding early nodulin-like protein 18: MKVSSMLIFFLSLLFSLFQASLSTTILIDGVSEWKNPVHIGDSIIFKHKNHYNLYIFQNQRAFNLCDFTQATLLNKPNSTSYTWHPSRPGFFYFAFSNGSLKACQASEKLSIKVSPTPPPEASAMPPELPPVAAPAPSSGGVVSSSPAFAWPFHPRQAAPPTLAPTASSPVTVPSLVPDKGDGMPFINSNPAVPLPTGEVDSATIRPLPTSGQGGQVMVGLFAVQTAVFCEVLLMLL; encoded by the exons ATGAAGGTCTCCTCCAtgctcatcttcttcctctctcttctatTCTCACTCTTCCAGGCTTCTCTCTCCACCACCATACTAATAGATGGAGTTTCAGAGTGGAAGAATCCTGTTCATATAGGAGACTCCATCA TTTTTAAACACAAGAATCACTACAATCTCTACATTTTCCAGAACCAAAGAGCCTTCAATCTCTGCGATTTCACTCAAGCCACACTTCTCAATAAACCCAATTCCACATCCTACACG TGGCACCCATCACGGCCGGGTTTCTTCTACTTTGCCTTCAGCAATGGGTCTCTGAAAGCATGCCAAGCCTCTGAAAAGCTTTCCATAAAGGTGTCTCCCACACCGCCACCTGAAGCTTCCGCTATGCCTCCGGAACTTCCTCCAGTGGCAGCTCCAGCGCCATCTTCTGGTGGAGTCGTATCGTCCTCTCCGGCATTCGCTTGGCCTTTCCACCCTCGCCAAGCGGCTCCACCGACTCTGGCACCCACTGCAAGCTCTCCGGTGACTGTGCCGTCCTTGGTGCCTGATAAAGGCGATGGTATGCCATTTATCAACAGTAATCCTGCTGTGCCCCTGCCTACCGGTGAAGTCGACTCTGCTACTATTCGTCCTTTACCCACCTCTGGCCAGGGAGGACAG GTGATGGTGGGGTTATTTGCAGTTCAAACGGCTGTATTTTGTGAGGTTTTGCTGATGCTGCTGtaa
- the LOC132184515 gene encoding G-box-binding factor 4-like, producing MASSKVMTSPNSGSRKSDLPRRSSSSSATKPQSLSDQTKSSLANANRGTLGSSSMTVDGLLRTVYDSKPSATESTLLDAQITVIDTPAPAQGLSDSKPNVPKTVDEVWREIVSGDRRECKEEAPEDEMMTLEDFLAQTGSVEDEDMKVEPNERLSGGVFSFDPVPTSQFAALDSMEGAIVGFGNGVEVIAGAGASAGRGKRGRVVMEPLDKAAQQRQRRMIKNRESAARSRERKQAYQVELESLAVRLEEENEQLLKEKAERTKERFKQIMEKIIPVEEKRRPPRVLRRVRSWQW from the exons ATGGCGTCGTCGAAGGTGATGACGTCACCGAACTCGGGTTCGAGGAAATCGGATCTACCTCGacgctcttcttcttcctccgcTACAAAGCCCCAATCACTCTCCGATCAAACCAAAAGCTCTCTCGCCAACGCCAACCGCGGCACTCTTGGCTCCTCCTCGATGACTGTTGATGGCCTTCTACGCACCGTTTACGACTCCAAACCCTCTGCCACCGAGTCCACCCTCCTCGACGCCCAAATCACAGTGATTGACACCCCAGCCCCAGCCCAGGGCCTCTCCGACTCCAAACCCAATGTGCCGAAGACCGTGGACGAAGTGTGGCGCGAGATCGTCTCCGGTGACAGGAGGGAATGCAAGGAGGAGGCGCCGGAGGACGAGATGATGACTCTGGAGGACTTTCTGGCACAGACCGGGTCTGTGGAAGATGAGGACATGAAGGTCGAGCCCAACGAGCGCCTGAGCGGAGGGGTCTTCTCGTTCGATCCCGTTCCGACAAGCCAGTTCGCGGCTCTAGACAGCATGGAAGGAGCCATTGTAGGGTTCGGCAATGGAGTAGAGGTGATTGCAGGCGCAGGTGCGAGTGCAGGGAGAGGGAAGAGGGGCCGCGTGGTCATGGAACCGTTGGATAAGGCAGCTCAGCAGAGGCAACGGCGGATGATCAAGAACCGAGAGTCCGCCGCAAGGTCCAGGGAGCGAAAGCAG GCGTACCAAGTTGAATTAGAGTCGTTAGCGGTGAGACTAGAAGAGGAGAATGAGCAACTGTTGAAAGAGAAG GCTGAGAGGACTAAGGAAAGGTTTAAGCAG ATCATGGAAAAAATTATCCCAGTAGAGGAGAAGCGCAGACCACCGCGTGTCCTCCGAAGAGTTCGATCTTGGCAATGGTAG
- the LOC132183659 gene encoding uncharacterized protein LOC132183659, which produces MEIELGLKITQTRDDLASTADVRIAKDRAGPVFLSKEHDNMFILTAYLRGFKRENIEIKINEDGTRIMVGGEKPVQEMVMIGWMVYKKRVELRGFRKVFKIPDGVVLDRIKAKFDEEEAILTIVMPKREKGISGVGIEEVKEGEVERERGKPEREQAVADAVLERGNVGMEVQEESEEPEVKRTEESERVVEKKTDRKASKKVTFVEEVLKKENIKERIQEESKEPRIQSMVEPDQIAEEEADKGGHEETKTVAEVPKEEYIGEKLPEKTAEPKMEGTDGVVKEEVGRGKPEAVQTAADKEPERERETLEPESKITEETQQVAETPEETKKIEHHRELEGAVKHPGVATMKPTTEETWSKELPEMSEQTKKQDIPKEEVQVQEKGLEEEHLHGPGRVEPSHTVVDQVSQQPEIPHQPSSHQTEVEEKGTKGEFRQAEHEMPQEPQKQEAHLDVRETEKSDQEPQQAETLQPERPVEKHDKEEVMEREETQGVENEVQEASKRSSQEKEGESSEAGKQKDPGEQETQENQPASKRCKLGVPCVVAGSAFFISLMVFAIHMIRDKRKDK; this is translated from the exons ATGGAGATTGAATTGGGACTCAAGATCACCCAAACCAGAGATGATCTCGCTTCCACCGCTGATGTTAGGATTGCCAAAGACCGAGCGGGTCCTGTTTTCTTGTCTAAAGAACATGACAACATGTTCATCCTCACTGCCTATCTCAgag GTTTTAAGAGAGAGAACATTGAAATCAAGATCAATGAAGATGGGACGCGGATTATGGTTGGTGGGGAGAAGCCGGTGCAGGAGATGGTGATGATAGGTTGGATGGTATACAAGAAAAGAGTGGAGCTCAGGGGTTTTAGAAAGGTTTTCAAAATTCCTGATGGGGTGGTTTTGGATCGGATCAAAGCCAAGTTTGACGAAGAAGAAGCTATCTTGACAATTGTCATGCCTAAACGGGAGAAGGGAATTTCTGGGGTTGGGATTGAGGAAGTGAAGGAAGGGgaggttgagagagagagaggaaaaccAGAAAGAGAGCAAGCTGTAGCTGATGCGGTTCTTGAAAGAGGCAATGTTGGAATGGAAGTTCAGGAAGAATCTGAGGAGCCCGAGGTTAAGAGAACGGAAGAAAGCGAACGGGTTGTGGAGAAGAAGACGGACAGAAAGGCATCAAAAAAGGTGACATTTGTAGAGGAGGTtctcaagaaagaaaatattaaggaGAGAATTCAGGAGGAAAGTAAAGAGCCCCGTATTCAAAGTATGGTAGAACCTGACCAAATTGCAGAAGAGGAGGCTGATAAAGGGGGGCATGAAGAAACTAAAACAGTAGCTGAGGTCCCTAAGGAAGAGTACATTGGAGAAAAACTACCAGAGAAAACTGCAGAGCCAAAAATGGAAGGAACTGATGGGGTTGTGAAAGAAGAGGTTGGGAGAGGGAAACCAGAAGCAGTGCAAACTGCAGCTGATAAAGAGcctgaaagagagagagaaaccctAGAGCCTGAGAGTAAAATTACAGAAGAAACTCAACAGGTGGCAGAGACACccgaagaaacaaaaaagattgAGCATCATAGAGAATTAGAAGGAGCCGTTAAACATCCAGGAGTGGCAACAATGAAACCTACGACTGAAGAAACTTGGAGCAAAGAGCTTCCAGAAATGTCCGAGCAGACCAAGAAACAGGACATTCCGAAGGAAGAAGTACAAGTACAAGAAAAAGGACTGGAGGAAGAGCACCTTCACGGCCCTGGGAGGGTTGAACCATCACATACTGTAGTGGATCAAGTGAGTCAACAACCAGAAATACCACATCAACCATCAAGTCACCAAACTGAAGTTGAAGAAAAAGGCACAAAGGGAGAATTTCGTCAAGCAGAACATGAAATGCCTCAAGAACCACAAAAGCAGGAGGCACATCTAGATGTTCGAGAGACAGAAAAATCTGATCAAGAACCCCAACAAGCAGAAACTCTTCAACCAGAGCGCCCTGTTGAGAAGCATGACAAAGAGGAAGTTATGGAACGAGAAGAAACTCAAGGTGTAGAAAATGAAGTTCAAGAAGCAAGCAAAAGAAGTTCTCAAGAGAAAGAAGGTGAATCATCAGAAGCAGGGAAACAGAAAGATCCTGGTGAGCAAGAAACTCAAGAGAATCAGCCTGCTTCAAAAAGGTGCAAGCTAGGTGTTCCCTGTGTTGTTGCGGGATCGGCCTTTTTCATCTCTCTCATGGTTTTTGCCATCCACATGATtagagataaaagaaaagataagtAA
- the LOC132183660 gene encoding protein BYPASS1-LIKE — MPATDYQGSSAAFSIGRSIMSLRRDQVVQSMEATHEATSLEMELEGFQRQVTDRFAGLSSVGAEDLLSLGWVRKLLDAFLCLQEEFRVILFNHRALVLRPPTDRLVSEYLERSVKALDVCNAVRDGIEQIRQWQKLMEIVLCALDGHKTLGEGQFRRAKKALIDLAIAMLDEKDSSAAAIANRNRSFGRSNNNGSSTSRDHQHHHQQRSLGHFRSLSWSVSRSWSAARQLQAIANNLTAPKANELIATNGLAAAVFTMNSVLLFVMWALVAALPCQDRGLQVHFSVPRQLGWAGPVLSLHERILEESKRRDRRNACGLLREIHLMDRCSRVLNELADSVQFPLAEEKEGEVRQRVEELSGVCQALKEGLDPLERQVRDVFHRIVRSRTEGLDSLGGRYNNPE; from the coding sequence ATGCCAGCTACGGACTATCAAGGTTCTTCAGCCGCATTCAGTATTGGGCGTTCGATCATGAGCCTCCGACGCGATCAGGTGGTGCAATCGATGGAGGCCACGCACGAGGCCACGAGCTTGGAGATGGAGCTCGAGGGATTCCAGAGGCAGGTCACGGACCGCTTCGCCGGTTTGTCGTCGGTGGGTGCCGAGGACTTGCTCTCCCTAGGCTGGGTGCGGAAGCTTCTAGACGCGTTTCTCTGTTTACAGGAGGAATTTAGGGTTATTCTGTTCAATCACAGGGCTCTGGTGCTACGGCCGCCGACGGATCGGTTGGTGTCGGAGTACTTGGAGCGGAGCGTGAAGGCGCTCGACGTGTGCAACGCTGTGCGCGACGGGATCGAGCAGATCCGGCAATGGCAGAAACTGATGGAGATCGTCCTCTGTGCTCTGGACGGACACAAAACCCTCGGAGAGGGTCAGTTCCGGCGCGCCAAGAAGGCGCTCATCGACCTGGCCATCGCCATGCTCGATGAGAAGGACTCCAGCGCCGCTGCGATCGCCAACCGGAACCGCTCGTTCGGACGGAGCAACAACAACGGCTCTTCCACGTCGAGAGATCACCAGCACCACCACCAGCAGCGTTCGCTGGGGCACTTCCGCTCTCTCTCGTGGAGCGTGTCGCGGTCGTGGTCGGCGGCGCGCCAGCTCCAGGCGATTGCGAATAACCTGACGGCGCCGAAAGCGAACGAGCTCATCGCCACCAACGGCCTCGCTGCGGCGGTCTTCACGATGAACTCTGTTCTGTTGTTCGTAATGTGGGCTCTGGTGGCGGCGCTTCCTTGTCAAGACCGTGGCTTGCAGGTCCACTTCAGCGTGCCGAGGCAATTGGGGTGGGCGGGGCCGGTGCTTTCGCTGCACGAGAGGATTCTCGAGGAGTCGAAGAGGCGGGACCGGAGGAACGCGTGCGGGCTGCTGAGGGAGATCCATCTCATGGATCGATGCTCGAGGGTGCTGAACGAATTGGCCGATTCGGTGCAGTTCCCGTTGGCGGAGGAAAAGGAAGGGGAGGTGAGGCAGAGAGTGGAGGAGCTCTCGGGGGTCTGCCAGGCTCTGAAGGAGGGACTGGACCCGCTGGAGCGGCAAGTGAGAGATGTATTCCATAGGATCGTGCGGAGCCGAACGGAGGGGCTCGATTCTTTGGGCGGTAGGTACAACAATCCTGAGTAG
- the LOC132183978 gene encoding UPF0496 protein At1g20180-like: MWAKASASTTQKDGNKELRDANCKSLNVNEEYFSALRTKSYAEFFTKVELLVNQPSYASLCSNQEFSEILLEPGQDTIPAILDAATLSKIPALKGLMLNYFDISAEASNICSHLLKSIKQIQSNYHHTLDTIDNDYHSPEHLKLIISELNTFIILNKHEFKLILDRYSLVLHHLKSVRKRVARKLKLIKYFKKAFGICLIAACGLIAIAAIVVATHTLMSTLVLVPTLMISSPMKRLKNKFLRFGFFKSGILRKVGKEIDVAAKGTYILNRDFDTMSRLVARLHDEVEYKKALMRFCLERREDKFSLQVVKEIKKRDVGFRKQVQELEEHVYLCLVTINRARALVIKEIMTSCRVEK; encoded by the exons ATGTGGGCAAAAGCTAGTGCTTCAACGACCCAAAAAG ATGGTAATAAGGAATTGAGAGATGCTAATTGCAAAAGCTTGAATGTCAACGAGGAGTACTTTAGTGCACTAAGAACGAAATCATATGCAGAGTTCTTCACAAAAGTTGAATTACTTGTAAACCAGCCATCCTATGCATCACTCTGCAGCAATCAGGAGTTCTCTGAAATTCTTCTTGAACCTGGTCAAGACACCATACCAGCTATTCTTGATGCTGCAACTCTTTCAAAGATTCCTGCACTCAAAGGCCTTATGCTCAACTACTTTGACATCAGTGCTGAGGCTTCAAACATCTGCAGCCACCTCCTCAAAAGCATCAAACAGATCCAATCCAACTACCACCATACCCTTGATACAATTGATAATGATTATCATTCTCCTGAGCATCTCAAGCTGATTATTTCTGAGCTAAACACTTTTATTATCCTCAACAAGCATGAATTTAAGCTGATACTCGACAGGTACTCATTGGTATTGCACCACCTGAAGTCAGTGAGAAAAAGGGTGGCAAGAAAACTTAAGCTGATCAAATATTTCAAGAAGGCTTTTGGGATTTGCTTGATAGCAGCTTGTGGGTTGATAGCAATTGCAGCCATTGTTGTAGCAACACACACTCTCATGAGCACACTTGTCTTGGTGCCAACACTTATGATCAGCTCCCCCATGAAGCGCTTGAAAAACAAGTTTTTGagatttggatttttcaaaagtGGGATTCTCAGGAAAGTGGGGAAGGAGATTGATGTAGCTGCTAAGGGAACTTACATATTGAACAGAGATTTTGATACAATGAGCAGACTTGTGGCACGGCTTCACGATGAGGTTGAGTACAAAAAGGCACTGATGAGATTCTGTTTGGAGAGGAGGGAGGATAAGTTTTCTTTGCAAGTAGTGAAGGAGATTAAGAAGAGAGATGTTGGGTTCAGGAAGCAAGTGCAGGAGCTTGAAGAGCATGTATATTTGTGCCTTGTAACCATTAACAGGGCTAGAGCTTTGGTCATTAAGGAGATCATGACTTCATGTCGTGTAGAGAAATAa